Sequence from the Methanococcoides sp. LMO-2 genome:
ACGGTGAAACCTTCTTTTACGCTTTTAGAGATGTGCTTTCCAAGAGAACATCCTGCAACCTCGGATTCCAGCAGATTTACTGCATCAGTATATCTTCTAGGGATCTCAGCAACATAGAAACCGTCCTGAATGGTCAGTGAGTAAGCGTCCGGGTTGTCCACATATTTTCTCCTGAAAGCCTCGGCATGAGCTCGCACCCATACAGGTGGACCCCTGTGCCTTTTCACATCAGGCAGCGTCTTTGAGATCAGCTCAAGGAAGACGACGGAATCTTCGCCACTCCACTTGCCTGCTTTCAGGACAGTGAATTCGTTCTTCTCAAGCAGTGGTATGATAGAGTGTTCCATCTTAGCGAACTGAGGGTAGAAGATGTCATCCACCACATCCGGCGTCTTGAAAACGATTGCTACCAGTGATGTTCCACGGAGGTCCATCCTGTCCAGCAGCTCAGCATCGGATAGTGGAGGTTCCTGAGAAGCGAAGAACATGCTTTCATCGGAATCCTCAAGGAAGCTTCTGGAAGCATCAATGAATGTGCAGAACTTATCCAGTGAGAGTGCTGCAGCCACATTCCTTCTGGGGTCTGTGGGGTCGATAACAACAAGAGGGTCCTCAAACTTCTGGGCACCATGCTCCATAAGGTCAAGAAGCAGACCCGGACGCCACTCAGAAGCAGCCTCCAGCACTTTTTCGAAAGAACCGTAACTGATCACCAGAAGCTCTGTGAGATAACCTGAGAATCCTTCGGTCTTAAGCTCGGAACCATAGACACCGGTCCCTTTCATGAACTGCTTGAGCAGCAGCACATCGTCCTCGCGACCACTGAGATTTGCTTTTATGAACTCGTTGTGGAATGGTGTCCTGTCCACTGCGGAAAGGATGCATTCTGCACTGGAAACGCTGTAACATGGAACAAGATCGACATCAAAGCCACCGTACTTCATCTTGACATACGGATGCTCAGCATAGTGCTCGTCCCACTCCTGCGCCTCTTTTGCTATCTGGCGACCAACGGAGAGACCATAGCTTTCAAGGTCCTCGCGGCTTGTGTCATCGGGGAACATGATGAATATATCGAGATCGTGGGTTCCGGATATCCAGGTGCCCCGGGCAGCCGAGCCTACAAGCTGGGTCTTCACACCCATCAGGCCGACCTTGAAGGTGATGCTATCGATCTTGTACATCAGCTCATTTGCCACTTTTGTAAGGTACTCCCTTTCTTCATCTGATGGCTTGATCTTATTCAGGATTCTTTTTTTGATATCTTCCATGTTCGCTCTCTCAATGGTAGTTCTTGTATGTACTACTCCTCAAAAGTATAAAACCATTTGAGATGAGCAGTGAAGGATCACAGCCAGTTGATAAAAGTCCGTTAGCTCCCATCCTCATATTCTATATTTATCGAGTAAATACGACTATGGTTCAACCCCTATACCCCACACAGTTAACATATTTGCGCGATGTCTTAATATACAACTTCATTGAAATATATTGACAATGTTGGGCGTGGGAATAAATGCAAATGAAATCAGGTAACACCTTCTATATTGCAATAACAATTATCTTTTTGATAGTAACATCGAATAGTGTAGCAGCGAGTACGATTATTGTTGGCGATAGTGGGAATGCAGATTATACTACTATACAGGCAGCCATCGACGCTGCAAACAATGGTGATACGATCCTTGTTTATCCTGGAAAGTATTCCGAAAATATTGATGTGGACAAGGAGTTAGCAATAATAGCAGAATCTGGAAATCCAGATGATACGACTGTTCAAGCCGCAGACCCAAATGATCACGTATTTCATGTAACTGCAAATAATGTGACAATTAGTGGATTTAATATAACAGGTAC
This genomic interval carries:
- the cca gene encoding CCA tRNA nucleotidyltransferase, giving the protein MEDIKKRILNKIKPSDEEREYLTKVANELMYKIDSITFKVGLMGVKTQLVGSAARGTWISGTHDLDIFIMFPDDTSREDLESYGLSVGRQIAKEAQEWDEHYAEHPYVKMKYGGFDVDLVPCYSVSSAECILSAVDRTPFHNEFIKANLSGREDDVLLLKQFMKGTGVYGSELKTEGFSGYLTELLVISYGSFEKVLEAASEWRPGLLLDLMEHGAQKFEDPLVVIDPTDPRRNVAAALSLDKFCTFIDASRSFLEDSDESMFFASQEPPLSDAELLDRMDLRGTSLVAIVFKTPDVVDDIFYPQFAKMEHSIIPLLEKNEFTVLKAGKWSGEDSVVFLELISKTLPDVKRHRGPPVWVRAHAEAFRRKYVDNPDAYSLTIQDGFYVAEIPRRYTDAVNLLESEVAGCSLGKHISKSVKEGFTVLEGEQILDLKDEGLRSFLNGWL